The Collimonas fungivorans Ter331 genome has a segment encoding these proteins:
- a CDS encoding 2-hydroxyacid dehydrogenase: MKPKILMARAVFPEVIASLQQHFEVESNQDDRIFSAAELTQKLSDKDGVIATASERISAELLQACPRLKAVCNQAVGYNNIDVAAATKAGVMVTNTPDVLNETTADFGWALLMATARRVTESEHWLRAGHWKQWRYDSFLGADVHGATLGIIGMGRIGQAIARRSLGFDMQVLYHNRSRLAPELEARANNARYAGKEELLAAADHVILVLPYSKESHHTIGAAELALMKPGATLVNLARGGIVDDLALIAALRDKRIAAAGLDVFENEPALHPDFLELSNVVLTPHIASASEPTRRAMADCAAANLLAALLPTAERKWPPNLLNPEVLGRVTLS, encoded by the coding sequence ATGAAACCAAAGATATTGATGGCGCGCGCCGTGTTTCCGGAAGTGATCGCCAGCCTGCAGCAGCACTTCGAAGTCGAAAGCAACCAGGACGACCGCATCTTCAGCGCGGCCGAGCTGACGCAAAAGCTGAGCGACAAGGATGGCGTGATCGCTACCGCCAGCGAACGTATCTCTGCCGAATTGCTGCAAGCCTGTCCGCGCCTGAAGGCGGTCTGCAACCAGGCGGTCGGTTATAACAATATCGATGTCGCGGCGGCCACCAAGGCCGGCGTGATGGTGACCAATACGCCGGACGTGCTGAATGAAACCACCGCCGATTTCGGCTGGGCCTTGCTGATGGCGACTGCGCGCCGGGTCACGGAGTCCGAGCACTGGCTGCGCGCGGGACATTGGAAGCAGTGGCGCTACGACAGTTTCCTGGGGGCGGATGTACACGGCGCCACGCTCGGCATCATCGGCATGGGACGCATAGGGCAGGCGATTGCGCGGCGTTCGCTGGGCTTCGACATGCAGGTGCTGTACCACAACCGTTCACGCCTGGCGCCTGAGCTCGAGGCGCGCGCCAACAACGCCCGTTATGCCGGCAAGGAAGAACTGCTGGCGGCGGCCGACCATGTGATCCTGGTGCTGCCGTATTCCAAAGAGTCGCATCACACCATCGGCGCCGCCGAACTGGCCTTGATGAAACCGGGCGCGACCCTGGTCAACCTGGCGCGCGGCGGCATTGTCGACGACCTGGCGCTGATCGCGGCATTGCGCGACAAGAGAATCGCCGCCGCCGGGCTCGATGTATTCGAGAACGAGCCGGCGCTGCATCCTGATTTTCTGGAATTGTCGAATGTGGTGTTGACGCCGCATATCGCCAGCGCCTCCGAGCCTACCCGGCGGGCCATGGCCGACTGTGCTGCGGCCAACCTGCTGGCGGCCTTGCTGCCGACGGCAGAGCGCAAGTGGCCGCCGAACCTGCTTAATCCTGAAGTGCTGGGCCGGGTTACGCTGAGCTGA
- a CDS encoding EI24 domain-containing protein: MRPVLVAFGRALLSQLHYRMLMLTFLPFVLSIVIWGLALWWGLQPMIDWLQKNYFAGNDGWGIANYVPGWLGLGALKTVIVPWLALWALLPLMILTALLFVGAFALPATARHVGRRHFPDLELRHGGSLLGSAWTSFTAFLLFCVLWLVTLPLWLIPPFAFLVPLVLWGWLTYRVFAYEALAAHADKEEMRALLRIHRWPLLLIGVIAGALGAAPTVLWLGGALWLVVFPLLAAGSIWLYVLVFVFTGLWFEYYCLAALAKYRAAGQAAIIMAGREDGQVIHQLSDTPQL; encoded by the coding sequence ATGCGCCCGGTACTGGTAGCCTTCGGCCGGGCTTTGTTGTCGCAGCTGCATTACCGCATGCTGATGCTGACTTTCTTGCCGTTCGTGCTGTCTATCGTGATCTGGGGCCTGGCCCTGTGGTGGGGCTTGCAGCCGATGATCGACTGGCTGCAAAAGAATTATTTTGCCGGCAACGACGGCTGGGGCATCGCCAATTATGTCCCGGGCTGGCTCGGCCTGGGCGCGCTCAAGACGGTCATCGTGCCGTGGCTGGCGTTGTGGGCCTTGCTGCCGCTGATGATCCTGACCGCCTTGCTGTTCGTCGGCGCGTTTGCCTTGCCGGCTACAGCGCGCCACGTCGGCCGCCGCCATTTCCCCGACCTTGAACTGCGCCATGGCGGCTCGCTGCTCGGCAGCGCCTGGACCTCGTTTACCGCTTTCCTGCTGTTCTGCGTGCTGTGGCTGGTGACTTTGCCGCTGTGGCTGATTCCGCCGTTCGCCTTCCTGGTGCCGCTGGTATTGTGGGGCTGGCTGACCTATCGGGTGTTCGCCTATGAAGCGCTGGCGGCCCATGCCGACAAGGAAGAAATGCGGGCGCTGCTGCGCATCCATCGCTGGCCGCTGCTGCTGATCGGCGTCATCGCCGGCGCACTAGGCGCGGCGCCGACCGTCTTGTGGCTGGGCGGCGCCTTGTGGCTGGTGGTGTTTCCCTTGCTGGCGGCCGGTTCGATCTGGCTGTATGTGCTGGTGTTCGTGTTTACCGGCTTGTGGTTCGAATATTATTGCCTGGCGGCGCTGGCCAAATATCGGGCGGCAGGCCAGGCTGCTATCATCATGGCCGGGCGCGAGGACGGCCAGGTGATCCACCAGTTGTCAGATACGCCGCAGCTATAG
- a CDS encoding polysaccharide deacetylase family protein — MLPTTRRSWLTAALALATLAPATLSLAQPANSCSGTIYLSFDTGSQSQAEYIAQTLRRHHIKATFFMANEKTVNGDYTLDPSWAPFWKALVADGHAFGSHTFDHVYAKRDLTDGKIEVKPQFGANGGKLLAWTPQQYCDELNRVDQRFQTLTGKHIDRFWRTPGGHLTPHTLAAGEACGYKHVAWAAAGFSGDELPSDKWPNQLLLERTLKNLKDGDIVMAHLGIWSRKDPWAPAVLEPLISGLEKKGFCFATLRDHPAYKGDLKGPVAEVKAGKGRAS, encoded by the coding sequence ATGCTTCCCACAACCAGGCGTAGCTGGCTGACGGCGGCACTGGCGCTGGCGACCCTAGCGCCGGCCACGTTGTCCTTGGCGCAGCCGGCCAACTCATGCAGCGGCACGATCTACCTGAGTTTCGACACCGGCAGCCAGTCGCAAGCCGAGTACATCGCCCAGACCCTCAGGCGGCACCACATCAAGGCCACGTTTTTCATGGCCAATGAAAAAACCGTGAACGGCGACTACACCCTCGATCCGAGCTGGGCGCCGTTCTGGAAAGCGCTGGTGGCCGACGGCCACGCCTTCGGCAGCCATACTTTCGACCATGTGTACGCCAAGCGCGACCTGACCGACGGCAAGATCGAGGTCAAACCGCAGTTCGGCGCCAACGGCGGCAAGCTGCTGGCCTGGACGCCGCAGCAATATTGCGACGAACTGAACCGTGTCGACCAGCGCTTCCAGACGTTGACAGGCAAGCATATCGACCGTTTCTGGCGCACCCCTGGCGGCCACCTGACGCCGCATACGCTGGCGGCGGGCGAGGCTTGCGGTTATAAACACGTAGCCTGGGCCGCCGCCGGTTTTTCCGGCGACGAACTGCCCAGCGACAAATGGCCGAACCAACTGCTGCTGGAACGCACGCTGAAAAATCTCAAGGACGGTGATATCGTCATGGCGCACCTGGGCATCTGGTCGCGCAAGGATCCCTGGGCGCCGGCAGTGCTGGAGCCGCTGATCAGCGGGCTGGAGAAAAAGGGTTTCTGTTTTGCCACGCTGCGCGACCATCCTGCCTACAAGGGCGACCTCAAGGGACCGGTCGCGGAAGTCAAAGCCGGGAAGGGGAGGGCATCATGA
- a CDS encoding competence/damage-inducible protein A yields MAIGLIIIGDEILSGRRVDKHFPKILEMLTARGLSLAWAEYIGDDPARITATLKRTFDSDDIVFCTGGIGATPDDHTRQCAAAALGVPLVLHPEAREKIRERIADTARDAGLELDYDTLDNLHRLKMGEFPQGAAIIPNPFNKIPGFSVPHKGAGAHYFAPGFPVMAWPMFEWVLDTYYADRFHQNPQLEQSVLVFEAMESTLTPLMEAIEAEFPLVKVFSLPHVGDGDTRRHIDLGVKGEPLQSAAAFKKMLSGLDQLKAEYRPA; encoded by the coding sequence ATGGCAATCGGACTTATCATCATCGGCGACGAAATCCTGTCAGGCAGGCGAGTCGACAAGCACTTCCCGAAAATACTGGAAATGCTCACTGCCCGCGGCCTTAGCTTGGCCTGGGCCGAATACATAGGCGACGATCCGGCCCGCATCACGGCCACCCTGAAACGCACCTTCGACAGCGACGATATCGTGTTCTGCACCGGCGGCATCGGCGCCACGCCGGACGACCACACCCGCCAGTGCGCCGCTGCGGCGCTGGGCGTGCCGCTGGTGCTGCATCCCGAAGCGCGCGAGAAGATCCGCGAACGGATCGCCGATACCGCACGCGACGCCGGGCTGGAGCTGGATTACGATACGCTCGACAACCTGCACCGGCTGAAGATGGGCGAATTTCCGCAGGGCGCCGCCATCATTCCCAACCCGTTCAACAAGATCCCCGGTTTTTCGGTGCCGCACAAGGGCGCCGGCGCCCACTATTTTGCGCCGGGCTTCCCGGTCATGGCCTGGCCCATGTTCGAGTGGGTGCTGGACACTTATTACGCCGACCGTTTCCACCAGAATCCGCAACTGGAACAATCGGTGCTGGTGTTCGAGGCCATGGAATCGACGCTGACGCCGCTGATGGAAGCGATCGAGGCGGAGTTCCCCCTGGTGAAAGTATTCAGCCTGCCGCATGTCGGCGATGGCGACACAAGGCGTCATATCGACCTCGGCGTAAAAGGCGAACCGTTGCAGAGCGCGGCAGCGTTCAAGAAGATGTTGTCCGGCCTCGACCAGTTAAAGGCAGAGTACCGGCCGGCTTAG
- a CDS encoding sodium:proton antiporter, with amino-acid sequence MHKKILAVLIAFLPLAAQAAELDGAQLSVWWGVPFMGLLLSIALGPLLAPTFWHHHFGKIAVAWSLAFLIPCALGFGAATAAAGVVHAFLAEYFPFIILLTALFVVAGGICLRGNLHGTPALNTGLLAIGTLLASLMGTTGASMLLIRPLIRANDNRKHVVHIVVFFIFLVANAGGALTPLGDPPLFLGFLKGVDFSWTLKNIFGETLFMWVSLLAIFYLLDRFYFHKREEEFAPSLDPTPDDARLRFEGKFNFILLALVVLLVLMSGFWKPGVSYNIYGTTVELQNLLRDGLLVVVILVSLWLTPKIAREGNDFSWGPILEVAKLFAGIFVTIAPVIAMLRAGEQGAFGLVVSAVTGADGQPNNIMYFWATGILSSFLDNAPTYLVFFNTASGDAGELMTRLAATLAAISCGAVFMGANSYIGNAPNLMVKAIAEERGIRMPSFFGYMGWACVVLLPLFVVMTLIFFR; translated from the coding sequence TTGCATAAGAAAATACTCGCTGTCCTGATTGCCTTCCTGCCCTTGGCTGCGCAAGCGGCAGAACTGGACGGGGCCCAGCTGTCGGTCTGGTGGGGCGTGCCGTTCATGGGCCTGCTGCTGTCGATTGCGCTCGGCCCGTTGCTGGCGCCGACTTTCTGGCACCATCATTTCGGCAAGATTGCGGTAGCGTGGTCGCTGGCTTTCCTGATCCCCTGTGCGCTGGGGTTTGGCGCGGCGACTGCCGCCGCCGGCGTGGTGCATGCCTTCCTGGCCGAGTATTTTCCTTTCATCATCCTGCTGACCGCCTTGTTCGTGGTGGCCGGCGGCATCTGCCTGCGCGGCAACCTGCACGGCACGCCGGCCCTGAATACCGGCCTGCTGGCGATCGGCACCTTGCTGGCCAGCCTGATGGGCACCACCGGCGCCTCGATGCTGCTGATCAGGCCGCTGATCCGCGCCAACGACAATCGCAAGCATGTCGTGCATATCGTGGTCTTCTTCATTTTCCTGGTGGCCAATGCCGGCGGCGCCTTGACGCCGCTTGGCGATCCGCCCCTGTTCCTAGGTTTCCTGAAGGGCGTGGATTTCTCCTGGACTCTCAAGAACATCTTCGGCGAAACCTTGTTCATGTGGGTTTCCCTGCTGGCGATCTTTTATTTGCTGGACCGTTTTTATTTCCACAAGCGCGAAGAAGAATTTGCGCCGTCGCTCGATCCGACCCCGGACGACGCCAGGCTGCGTTTCGAAGGGAAATTCAATTTCATCCTGCTGGCCCTGGTGGTGCTGCTGGTGCTGATGAGCGGTTTCTGGAAACCGGGCGTCAGCTACAACATCTATGGCACCACAGTGGAATTGCAGAACCTGCTGCGCGACGGCCTGCTGGTCGTGGTGATCCTGGTTTCGCTGTGGCTGACGCCCAAAATCGCCCGTGAAGGCAATGACTTCAGCTGGGGCCCCATTCTCGAAGTGGCCAAGCTGTTTGCCGGCATTTTCGTCACCATCGCCCCGGTGATCGCCATGCTGCGCGCCGGCGAGCAGGGCGCTTTCGGCCTGGTGGTCAGCGCGGTCACCGGCGCCGACGGCCAGCCCAACAACATCATGTATTTCTGGGCCACCGGCATCCTCTCGTCGTTCCTTGACAATGCGCCGACCTACCTGGTGTTCTTCAATACGGCGTCCGGCGACGCCGGCGAGCTGATGACGCGGCTGGCGGCGACGCTGGCGGCGATTTCCTGCGGCGCCGTGTTCATGGGCGCCAACAGCTACATCGGCAACGCGCCCAACCTGATGGTGAAAGCCATCGCCGAAGAACGCGGCATCCGCATGCCTTCCTTCTTCGGCTACATGGGTTGGGCATGCGTGGTACTGTTGCCATTGTTTGTAGTGATGACTCTTATTTTTTTCCGTTGA
- a CDS encoding acyl-CoA-binding protein, with protein sequence MTLQAQFEQAQADSKNLPERPDNLTLLKIYALFKQASSGDATGERPGMTDFVGRAKWDAWNELKGISQDDAKQQYIDLIESLKD encoded by the coding sequence ATGACCCTCCAAGCCCAGTTCGAACAAGCACAAGCCGATTCCAAGAATTTGCCGGAACGCCCTGACAACCTGACCCTGCTGAAAATATACGCACTGTTCAAGCAGGCAAGCAGCGGCGACGCCACCGGCGAGCGTCCCGGCATGACCGACTTTGTCGGCCGCGCCAAATGGGATGCATGGAATGAACTGAAAGGCATCAGCCAGGACGACGCCAAGCAGCAGTACATCGACCTGATCGAAAGCCTGAAAGACTAA
- a CDS encoding cytochrome D1 domain-containing protein, producing the protein MFVGRSLIAACGLLAAFSSFAAAPAAAAGNTVVVLNSRDATITLLDQTTYKEINTFPVGKEPHHLMPTPDNKSLIVAAATGNALLFLDPKSGQLQSQVKDIVDPYQIGFSPNQKWFIANGLRLDRIDIYGYDGKNLKLAKRLPLPSMPSHMAFTADSALAFITLQGSDELAAVDLATQKVKWTMPIGKQPAGVYMTPDNKYLLVGVMGSDYVAVVDWRTQKIVKKIKTGDGAHNFRPQGDNRHVFVSNRVAGSINVLDLNTLESVGSIAVPGGPDCMEVTADGKTMWVTQRWLKRVSVVDLGTRKVIKTIAVGRSPHGIYFNNRASEL; encoded by the coding sequence ATGTTCGTTGGTCGTTCCCTTATCGCCGCTTGCGGCCTGCTGGCTGCTTTTTCCTCTTTCGCGGCAGCGCCCGCCGCCGCCGCCGGCAATACCGTGGTTGTGCTGAATTCGCGCGACGCCACCATCACCCTGCTGGACCAGACAACTTATAAGGAAATCAATACATTCCCGGTCGGCAAGGAACCGCACCACCTGATGCCGACGCCGGACAACAAGTCGCTGATCGTGGCTGCCGCCACCGGCAATGCGCTGCTGTTCCTGGACCCGAAAAGCGGCCAGCTGCAGAGCCAGGTGAAGGATATCGTCGATCCCTATCAGATAGGGTTTTCGCCCAACCAGAAATGGTTCATCGCCAACGGCCTGCGGCTTGACCGCATCGATATCTACGGCTACGACGGCAAGAACCTGAAGCTGGCCAAGCGCCTGCCGCTGCCGTCCATGCCTAGCCACATGGCGTTCACCGCCGACAGCGCGCTGGCGTTCATCACCCTGCAGGGCAGCGATGAACTGGCCGCGGTCGACCTGGCGACGCAAAAGGTGAAATGGACCATGCCGATCGGCAAGCAGCCGGCCGGCGTCTACATGACGCCGGATAACAAATACCTGCTGGTAGGCGTGATGGGCAGCGATTATGTCGCCGTGGTGGACTGGCGCACCCAGAAGATCGTCAAGAAAATCAAGACCGGCGACGGCGCCCACAATTTCCGTCCGCAGGGCGACAACCGCCATGTGTTCGTCTCCAACCGGGTTGCCGGCAGCATCAACGTGCTCGACCTGAATACGCTGGAAAGCGTCGGCAGCATCGCCGTTCCAGGCGGTCCGGACTGCATGGAAGTGACCGCGGACGGCAAGACCATGTGGGTCACCCAGCGCTGGCTGAAGCGGGTCTCGGTAGTCGACCTGGGCACGCGTAAAGTGATCAAGACGATTGCGGTGGGGCGTTCGCCGCACGGCATTTATTTCAACAATCGCGCTTCTGAATTGTGA
- a CDS encoding sterol desaturase family protein: MTNTLIDWFAAAQAWLFQSVVQPLMFHAGFSEYLEDAFDGTEWFLIGVCELVVLFLILRPLEALIPVHSFSDRRARWIDFLYTVLYRLGAFSVFVFFLVDPLMAKATELLHLQGINPFNLENLLPGMSERPLLTFLLYLLVLDLCEYLYHRAQHSFGWLWGLHSLHHSQQNMNLWSDDRNHLLDGLIHDVVMALVALAIGVEPAQYVLLVSITRMLQSLQHANVRIHFGRLGDAIVVSPRFHRWHHAIGIGHESKGTGTLGGHNFGVLFAFWDVLFRSAYFGKTFEHTGVRDQLPTASRPARDYGRGFWSQQWLGLKRMVEFSRRQSR; this comes from the coding sequence ATGACGAATACCCTGATTGACTGGTTCGCCGCGGCCCAGGCATGGCTGTTCCAGTCCGTGGTGCAGCCGCTCATGTTCCATGCCGGTTTCAGCGAATACCTGGAAGATGCTTTCGACGGCACCGAATGGTTTTTGATCGGCGTCTGCGAGCTGGTTGTCCTGTTCCTGATCCTGCGGCCGCTGGAAGCCTTGATCCCGGTGCACAGCTTCAGCGACCGGCGCGCGCGCTGGATCGATTTCCTGTACACCGTGCTGTACCGCCTCGGCGCTTTTTCGGTATTCGTGTTTTTCCTGGTCGATCCGCTGATGGCAAAAGCCACCGAGCTGCTGCACCTGCAAGGAATCAACCCGTTCAACCTGGAAAACCTGTTGCCCGGCATGAGCGAGCGGCCGCTGCTGACTTTCCTGCTGTACCTGCTGGTGCTGGACCTGTGCGAATACCTTTACCACCGCGCGCAGCATAGCTTCGGCTGGCTATGGGGTTTGCACAGCCTGCACCACAGTCAGCAAAACATGAACCTCTGGAGCGACGACCGCAACCACCTGCTTGACGGCTTGATCCACGACGTCGTCATGGCTCTGGTGGCGCTGGCGATCGGCGTCGAGCCGGCGCAATACGTGCTGCTGGTGTCGATCACCCGCATGCTGCAAAGCCTGCAGCACGCCAATGTGCGGATCCACTTCGGCCGGCTGGGCGACGCCATCGTCGTCTCGCCGCGCTTTCACCGCTGGCACCATGCGATCGGCATCGGCCATGAAAGCAAGGGCACAGGCACATTGGGCGGCCATAATTTCGGCGTGCTGTTTGCGTTCTGGGATGTCTTGTTCCGCAGCGCCTATTTCGGCAAAACCTTCGAGCATACTGGCGTGCGCGACCAGCTGCCGACGGCAAGCCGGCCGGCGCGCGATTACGGCCGCGGTTTCTGGTCGCAGCAATGGCTGGGCCTGAAACGCATGGTCGAATTTTCCAGAAGGCAGTCCCGCTGA
- a CDS encoding FKBP-type peptidyl-prolyl cis-trans isomerase yields the protein MSTTTTVSGLQYEDVIVGDGAEAKAGDHVTVHYTGWLQNSDGSAGKKFDSSKDRGDPFEFPLNAGHVIKGWDEGVQGMKIGGTRTLIIPAALGYGPRGAGGVIPPNATLIFEVELLGV from the coding sequence ATGTCGACCACCACTACCGTTTCCGGCCTGCAGTATGAAGATGTCATCGTTGGCGACGGCGCTGAAGCAAAAGCCGGCGACCATGTGACCGTGCATTACACCGGCTGGCTGCAGAACTCCGACGGCAGCGCCGGCAAGAAGTTCGACTCCAGCAAGGATCGCGGCGATCCGTTCGAATTCCCGCTGAACGCCGGCCATGTCATCAAGGGCTGGGATGAAGGCGTACAAGGCATGAAAATCGGCGGCACACGCACCCTGATCATTCCGGCAGCACTTGGTTACGGCCCGCGCGGCGCCGGCGGCGTGATTCCGCCGAACGCCACCCTGATTTTCGAAGTCGAACTGCTGGGCGTATAA